One Fuerstiella marisgermanici DNA window includes the following coding sequences:
- a CDS encoding cofactor-independent phosphoglycerate mutase → MKTVLVIPDGVADEPQPQLNNRTPLQAANVPHMDAVAECGQVGRTDNVPASMPSGSDVGTMSLFGYDTLKFHTGRAPIEAAAQGIELADGDWAVRCNLVTVLDDVMVSFTAEQFPNDAGRELISLLQKDQCGDSHWKYHAGVSYRNLLLYRARGTAAPFTAETSSTPPHDITDQPIADYLPQGPGADQLLALMNRSRELFADAAPNVARRAADQLPATQTWLWGLGRRPALEPFVDRYGKRGAVITAVDLLRGMGRLIGWDVVEVDGATGYLDTDYAAKGRAAIETLKRDDVDFLVVHVEATDEASHEGDTAAKLAAVENIDRHIVGPVHDWLKSQGDYRLLVCPDHPTFLRTRTHSHGYCPFAMCGTGIEVNSPSTYDEVAASNSDLVFDEGHRLMGYFLNY, encoded by the coding sequence ATGAAGACTGTGCTTGTCATTCCCGACGGTGTTGCGGACGAACCACAACCGCAACTCAACAATCGCACGCCGCTGCAGGCCGCCAACGTCCCGCACATGGATGCTGTGGCCGAGTGTGGTCAGGTGGGGCGAACGGACAACGTTCCGGCCAGCATGCCGTCCGGTAGCGACGTGGGTACAATGAGTCTGTTTGGCTACGACACGCTGAAGTTTCATACCGGGCGAGCTCCAATCGAAGCAGCCGCGCAGGGGATCGAGCTGGCCGACGGAGACTGGGCGGTCCGCTGCAATCTGGTCACGGTGCTGGACGACGTGATGGTCAGCTTCACGGCAGAACAGTTTCCCAACGATGCCGGGCGGGAACTGATTTCGCTGTTGCAGAAGGATCAGTGCGGCGACAGTCATTGGAAGTATCATGCCGGCGTGAGCTACCGAAATTTGCTGCTGTATCGAGCTCGCGGAACGGCGGCTCCCTTCACTGCAGAGACCTCAAGCACGCCGCCCCACGATATTACAGACCAGCCGATCGCAGATTACCTGCCTCAGGGGCCCGGCGCAGATCAGTTGCTCGCACTCATGAATCGCAGCCGCGAACTGTTTGCTGACGCTGCACCCAACGTCGCCCGCCGTGCGGCGGACCAGCTTCCGGCCACCCAAACGTGGCTGTGGGGACTGGGGCGACGTCCCGCGCTGGAACCGTTTGTTGATCGCTATGGCAAGCGAGGTGCGGTGATCACAGCTGTCGACTTGCTGCGTGGCATGGGCCGGTTGATTGGCTGGGACGTCGTGGAAGTAGATGGTGCGACTGGGTATCTCGACACCGACTACGCCGCCAAGGGGCGAGCGGCCATCGAAACTCTCAAGCGCGACGACGTGGATTTTCTGGTCGTTCACGTCGAAGCGACCGACGAAGCGTCGCACGAAGGAGACACTGCCGCCAAGCTTGCCGCTGTGGAAAATATCGACCGGCACATCGTCGGTCCCGTCCACGACTGGTTGAAGTCGCAGGGAGACTACCGTTTGCTGGTGTGCCCCGATCACCCGACGTTTTTAAGAACTCGTACCCACAGTCACGGCTACTGCCCATTTGCAATGTGCGGGACGGGTATCGAGGTCAACTCACCTTCGACCTACGATGAGGTCGCGGCGAGTAATTCTGATCTGGTCTTCGATGAAGGCCACCGGCTGATGGGTTATTTTCTGAACTACTAA
- the acpP gene encoding acyl carrier protein produces MSVEEKVIDIVSDQLDTPREDIAQSSSFVDDLKADSLDIVELVMALEDEFDIKIPDEDYDKIKTVGDVISYIDNKS; encoded by the coding sequence GTGTCCGTTGAAGAAAAAGTCATCGATATTGTCAGCGATCAGCTCGACACACCACGCGAAGATATTGCCCAATCCAGTTCTTTCGTGGACGACCTGAAAGCCGATTCACTGGATATTGTCGAATTGGTCATGGCTCTGGAAGATGAATTTGACATCAAAATTCCAGACGAAGACTACGATAAGATCAAGACCGTCGGAGACGTGATCTCGTATATCGACAATAAGTCTTAG